The Erwinia billingiae Eb661 nucleotide sequence GAAAGCTGAGCGCTGGCGTGATGCCTGCAATCAGCTGCCGCGCTGGGTGTACGTCAAAGGCGTGTTCAATCAGGGGCTGGATAACCGCCGTGGGCGGGAACTGGCCTGGTGCTTAAAGGGTGCCGGTACATGATGCGCCCGATCGTCCTGATTATGTCTTTGCTGTTTGCGGCGCTGGGCTGGCAGTCGTGGCGGCTGAATAACGCCAGCTACACGATTGAAAGCCAGGGCAAAGAACTGAACAGCAAAAAGCAGGCGCTGACGCAGAAGAACAGCCAGCTTATTGCCCTGAATATCCTGACGCAAACCAGCAGCCAGGCGCAGACGCAGCTTTATGCCGCGGCTGAAAAAAATAATACCCTGCTGCGTGACAGGCAGCGGCGCATTGAGGAACTGAAGCGTGAAAATGATGAATTGCGCATATGGGCTGATTCCCTTCTGCCTGATGCTGTTGTCCGGCTGCGCGCAAGACCGGCCATCGCCGGAGGTGAATCTTACCGCGAGTGGCTGTCCCAAAATCACCCGGTGCCACCTGGGGCCGTCATCACCCCGAAGTAATGGCGAGCTGCTGGCCGCGCTGGATGACGCTGAAGCCGCCTGGGCGAACTGCGCCGATAAGGTGGACACCATAGTGACCTGTCAGGAAAAAGACGATGAACAAGCCGCAATCCTTACGAAAAGCCCTGAATGATGCCGTGCCATACGTACGCGAAAATCCTGACCGGCTGCATCTGTTTGTGGATAACGGTTCGCTGGTTGCCACATCCGCCAACTCCGTTTCGTGGGAGTACCGTTACACGCTGAATATCGTGATAACGGACTTCACTGGCGATCAGAATCTGCTGATGGCACCCGTCCAGTTCTGGCTTCGCGATAACCAGCCTGACGCGCTGCAGAATACGGAAGAGCGCGAAAAGCTTTTTACGTTTGAAGTGGATATTCTTGGTAATGACCGCTGTGATCTTAGCCTGAATCTCAAGCTAACCGAACGGGTGATCGCCCGCGAGGTGGATGGCGTGATGCGGGTAGAGGCCGTGCCGGAGCCTGAGCAGCCGGACGAATTCTGGGCATCGCATCAACATGGATAATCTGCAGCAGGTTGATGCCTGGCTGGCTGCGCTGCTTAATCAGCTGGAGCCTGCCCAACGCTCAAGGATGCTGCGTAAGGTGGCGCGGGACGTGCGCAAAATTCAGCAGACGAACATCACCGCACAGCGCGCGCCGGACGGTACGGCATGGGAACCTAAGCGCATAACGGCCAGAACGAAGAAAGGCCGTATTCGGCGCAAAATGTTTACGAAGCTTAAAACGGCGAAGTACCTCAAGGCGTATGCAAATGCGAATCAGGCTGAAGTATCTTTCACCGGGCAGGTGCTGCGACTGGCCCGCGTGCATCACTACGGGCTGAGGGATAAGGTGAACCGGAAGGGGACTGAAATTAAATATGCACAGCGCCCACTGCTCGGAGTTAATGTTGGAGTGACTATATCGATAAATGAAATTTTGTTACAATGGCTTTCCGAAGAACGTCATTAATACATGCTGGTCATTAATTTTTTACTAATATGGATTAACATTGATTTAAGAGTTCGCTATGAGTGAAAGTTTATGCTTACCCATCTACAAGTAAAGTAACTATTAGCGCCGTGGCTATTAGGGGCCGATAGAATTCTTTTCTTAAAATAGTATCCTTTCCGATGCGACATGGTCCTAATGCTTAATAATCTGAACTTGGAGTTAACAAGCCCCAAGGCAATAAATTATCTACTTATCGAAATGCAATAAATTAAGCTATTATTCGCTTGAAAGTAAAACTCCTTTCTTAGTTGGCCAGAATAGGAGTTTTCAAAGTTATAATGGATTGGCTGTAAATGTCTATAAGAATAAATTAGCTTACGGCATGCCGATAATTATTCGCATTTTTTCAGCTATTCGTTGCCAGAAAAAACCTGAATGGTAAGCTGTGCACTGGAAAACTAAAGTGCTTGTATTGCAATTCTCTTTGTAATGATTAACTACCTGCCGTTTTCGTTGTCCGATGGCCTCACCTTCATAGTTTTGTTCAACCCAGGCTTTATCTTGGTTTTGGCCTGCCATGACAACCATTTTTAAAATTGGGAGTAATATACCCTCTAAAAGGTAATGGCCATTAATAAATAAATGAGCATTGTGTTTATTTATTCCACGCTGCAATAGTAGTTCAAGGTGCGAATTATAATTCTCATTGTCATTTATTTGTTTGTTGTAGGTGTGAATATATTCATCTACCTTTTTTTTAACTTCAATTATAGTATTTTCATTCACAGTAAGGTCTGCATTGAGAAGTCTGTGACCATCAGGTAAATGGGTAACTATATTGAATAAATTTTCTGGGTGTGCCTGCGGTTCATTATTATGTAGCCATGAAAAAAGCGAAAGCGCAGGGTAAATGGTATCTGCATATTTTTCTAAGGAAAGTTGTAACTGATTCTCAGGGTATGTATGTAAGTGAAAGCACTCAAGAATGTGATTAATGGCTTCCGATGAGTTGATGTGACTTTCGCGAGAGTAATAAAATGTATGAAGTACATATTTAGTAGTACTTAACTTTTCTGCGAATTCATTTCTATTGCTGCATAAATAATCATAGTCACTATCGACCCCAACTATAAAATCCTGATGAAGGTTAACATACTCGCGTTCAAGGCTTCTTTTCGCTTCCGCTCCCCCCTGTGAATAGGGCATGACTCTATATCTCCCAGGACATACAGACTTAACAAGTCCTTCCCAAAATAGACGGTCGGATGCATCTTCAACATAAAGAAAGCCTGCTGGTTCAGATGTGGTAAATACATTGTATGTATTTAAAAAATTACGACTTGATCTAATTGTATCAAAATCATCCATGATTGTTCTCCGTGATGATATTTTTAATATCTACATAAGAGTCCATGTATCCATTCATGATAATTGCCGGGCTATGCGTTACGATGATGACTTGCATGTTATTATTTATTTTACGTAATGCATCGAGTATTTTTTCTTGCCAACTTAAATGTAACGATATTTCCGGCTCGTCCATTAGGAAAATTGCTGGCGAACCACCAATATTTGCAGCAGTAACTAAGATGTAAATAAGTTGCCTTTCCCCAGATGACAACTGGCTTAAAGTGAGTTTTTTTCTTGTGTTTTCATCAAAAACCCAATACTCATTACTTGTGGTGAAGAACTTCTTGTTAGTATCGCTAAGCATTACATTAACTTGTTCTAAAAAAGCATTTATATATAACTCGTTATCGCTTTTTAATAAATCCCTCATTTCTTTATCAGTTGCAAGATCAAGTAGGTTTGTAGAGATACTATTACCAATGTCAACATTATTATCAGCATTAAAGGAGATGTTTACAGTGGATATGTATCTTATTTTTAATTCATTTCTGATGTATTCTTCAGTTTTTTCTTTGTAGAAAATAGCATCTTTATTTATTTTTAATGTGTCGTTTATTTTTTTACTTATACTTTCATCATTAAAAACCATGTCAGTTATTATTTTTGTGATTTCTTCTGTATTTGTTATTGATTTACCTTTGGTTTTTTTTAACTCATCAATTCGGTTATTGACAGTCATCATTAACAATTCTTTTTTAAACTCATCAGTAATCCCGCCGAAACATATAGATTCATTATCCGTGAAGGACAGTTCTGCAAAATCACATATTGATACTAAATACTCATCTCTTTTATTGATAAGTAAAGAGTGAATTAATTTCAGTAAAGTGGTCTTACCCATGCCGTTTTTACCGATGATCACAGTTACATCTTTGAACTCTAGGAAAATATCTTTATAGCCATAAAGGCCCTTGACTCTAAGATTTTTTATTTTTGGGAATTTTGGGAGGCTATTCATTTTTTTCTCTTCAATTTTTTTCACTAGTGTAAGGGATTTTTCGGTCATACGCACCCTAGTAAGTGTTTCCGCTTTTTGTATTCTGAAGTGGTTTCGCCCGTCTGGGGCAGTTTTTTCACAGAACACTTCATATGGCGGTAAATCAGAATGTTAACTTCATCACCCAGGGTATTGCGATCCTTTTTCGTTTCTGATGGCATCGCAATGACTGATTAATTGTGTTCCTTTTATGAGCCGTATCTATAAACTTAAAATCATGCACACAGTGTTCTACGTTTGATCCATAGTTACAGGGCAGCGGTACTAACCTGTTTCAATTAATGTTA carries:
- a CDS encoding AAA family ATPase produces the protein MTEKSLTLVKKIEEKKMNSLPKFPKIKNLRVKGLYGYKDIFLEFKDVTVIIGKNGMGKTTLLKLIHSLLINKRDEYLVSICDFAELSFTDNESICFGGITDEFKKELLMMTVNNRIDELKKTKGKSITNTEEITKIITDMVFNDESISKKINDTLKINKDAIFYKEKTEEYIRNELKIRYISTVNISFNADNNVDIGNSISTNLLDLATDKEMRDLLKSDNELYINAFLEQVNVMLSDTNKKFFTTSNEYWVFDENTRKKLTLSQLSSGERQLIYILVTAANIGGSPAIFLMDEPEISLHLSWQEKILDALRKINNNMQVIIVTHSPAIIMNGYMDSYVDIKNIITENNHG
- a CDS encoding DUF4435 domain-containing protein, whose protein sequence is MDDFDTIRSSRNFLNTYNVFTTSEPAGFLYVEDASDRLFWEGLVKSVCPGRYRVMPYSQGGAEAKRSLEREYVNLHQDFIVGVDSDYDYLCSNRNEFAEKLSTTKYVLHTFYYSRESHINSSEAINHILECFHLHTYPENQLQLSLEKYADTIYPALSLFSWLHNNEPQAHPENLFNIVTHLPDGHRLLNADLTVNENTIIEVKKKVDEYIHTYNKQINDNENYNSHLELLLQRGINKHNAHLFINGHYLLEGILLPILKMVVMAGQNQDKAWVEQNYEGEAIGQRKRQVVNHYKENCNTSTLVFQCTAYHSGFFWQRIAEKMRIIIGMP
- the lysB gene encoding Rz-like lysis system protein LysB (The gene for this Rz-like phage lysis system protein may overlap extensively with the gene for the other spanin subunit, the Rz1-like protein in the outer membrane.); the encoded protein is MMRPIVLIMSLLFAALGWQSWRLNNASYTIESQGKELNSKKQALTQKNSQLIALNILTQTSSQAQTQLYAAAEKNNTLLRDRQRRIEELKRENDELRIWADSLLPDAVVRLRARPAIAGGESYREWLSQNHPVPPGAVITPK
- a CDS encoding phage tail protein translates to MNKPQSLRKALNDAVPYVRENPDRLHLFVDNGSLVATSANSVSWEYRYTLNIVITDFTGDQNLLMAPVQFWLRDNQPDALQNTEEREKLFTFEVDILGNDRCDLSLNLKLTERVIAREVDGVMRVEAVPEPEQPDEFWASHQHG
- the lysC gene encoding Rz1-like lysis system protein LysC (LysC is an Rz1-like component of a phage lytic system, substantially overlapping although not fully embedded in the gene for the Rz-like LysB component.), producing MLLSGCAQDRPSPEVNLTASGCPKITRCHLGPSSPRSNGELLAALDDAEAAWANCADKVDTIVTCQEKDDEQAAILTKSPE
- a CDS encoding phage virion morphogenesis protein, giving the protein MDNLQQVDAWLAALLNQLEPAQRSRMLRKVARDVRKIQQTNITAQRAPDGTAWEPKRITARTKKGRIRRKMFTKLKTAKYLKAYANANQAEVSFTGQVLRLARVHHYGLRDKVNRKGTEIKYAQRPLLGVNVGVTISINEILLQWLSEERH